A region of Fusarium keratoplasticum isolate Fu6.1 chromosome 6, whole genome shotgun sequence DNA encodes the following proteins:
- a CDS encoding Iron-sulfur cluster assembly protein has translation MFSRGLRAVSRRAAFAAPLARPALVPARQLAPAVAVNASRSYHEKVLDHYSRPRNVGSMNKKDLDVGTGLVGAPACGDVMKLQIRVDPETQKISDVKFKTFGCGSAIASSSYLTELVRGMSLDEAGKVKNTEIAKELCLPPVKLHCSMLAEDAIKSAISDYYTKNPNAKISNLSGTGMKMPTAEPAAATA, from the exons ATGTTCTCTCGAGGACTTCGCGCTGTCTCGCGGCGAGCTGCTTTCGCTGCTCCCCTCGCCCGCCCTGCTCTCGTCCCTGCGCGACAGCTCGCTcccgccgtcgccgtcaacgccTCTCGCTCCTACCATGAGAAGGTGCTCGACCACTACTCGCGGCCCCGAAATGTCGGGTCCATGAACAAGAAGGATCTCGATGTCGGCACTGGCCTCGTCGGCGCCCCCGCCTGCGGCGATGTCATGAAGCTTCAGATCCGTGTCGACCCCGAGACCCAGAAGATCTCGGACGTCAAGTTCAAGACCTTCGGCTGCGGTTCGGCTATCGCTTCCAGCAGCTACCTCACTGAGCTCGTCCGCGGCATGAGCCTGGATGAGGctggcaaggtcaagaacaCTGAGATTGCCAAGGAGCTCTGCTTACCCCCCGTCAAGC TCCACTGCTCCATGCTGGCtgaggatgccatcaagtCTGCCATCTCGGACTACTACACCAAGAAccccaacgccaagatcagCAACCTTAGCGGCACTGGCATGAAGATGCCCACTGCCGAGcctgccgccgccaccgCCTAA
- a CDS encoding Beta-glucosidase, whose amino-acid sequence MADFNVEEVLKKLTLADKVALLAGVDFWHTKALPDHGVPSIRVSDGPNGVRGTKFFNGIPAACFPCGTGLGATFNQELLEEAGKKMGEEAIGKSAHVILGPTINMQRSPLGGRGFESIGEDPFLAGLGAAAIVRGIQSTGVQATVKHFVCNDQEHKRMNVQAIVTERALREIYALPFQLTVRDAKPGAFMTAYNGVNGVSCSENPKLLNDLLRKEWGWEGLVMSDWWGTYSASDAAKAGLDLEMPGPTRWRGDVLNFAAATEKVWGHVIDERARQVLKFVKKCAASGIPENGPEKTLNTPETAALLRKIGNESIVLLKNEKNVLPLAKDKKTLVIGPNAKVATYHGGGSASLAAYYAVAPYDGITEKLGSAPAYTVGAYTHKLLPLLGDQTKGPDGKSGMSWKVFNQPPSVPAREPVQELWLTKTEMHLVDFYSDKVEDLWYADLEGTLQVEEDATYEFGLIVSGTAKLYVNGDLVVDNATKQYPGEAFFGTATREELGRMDLKKGEKYQVKVEFASAPSFTLKFDNPVAGHGSLRVGACKVIDAQKEIEHSVALAKEHDQVIICGGLNADWETEGSDRASMKLPGVLDELITAVSAANPNTAVVMQTGTPEEMPWLDDVPAVIQAWYGGNETGNSIADILFGDANPSGKLSLSFPKRLTDVPAFLNFRTEAGRTLYGEDIYLGYRYYEFADREVNFPFGHGLSYTTFAFSDLAVSSSEGKLTANFKVRNTGSIRGAEVAQLYVKPLQAAKVNRPVKELKGFAKVELDAGAEQAVTISELEKYAAAYFDEERDQWCVEAGEYEVIISDSSVVGDKALKGTFKVDETYWWSGI is encoded by the exons ATGGCCGATTTCAACGTCGAGGaggtcctcaagaagctcacgCTCGCAGACAAGGTCGCTCTGCTTGCAG GTGTCGACTTTTGGCACACCAAGGCCCTTCCCGACCATGGAGTTCCCTCCATTCGTGTCTCAGATGGCCCCAATGGCGTGAGAGGAACCAAGTTCTTCAACGGCATCCCCGCAGCATGCTTCCCCTGTGGCACTGGTCTTGGTGCTACTTTTAACCaggagctgctcgaggaggcaGGAAAGAAGATGGGTGAGGAAGCCATCGGAAAGAGCGCACATGTCATTCTAGGCCCAACCATTAACATGCAACGCTCTCCTCTCGGCGGACGTGGCTTCGAGTCCATTGGCGAAGACCCCTTCCTCGCTGGTCTTGGAGCTGCTGCCATCGTCAGGGGTATCCAGAGCACAGGTGTTCAGGCTACTGTCAAGCACTTTGTCTGCAACGACCAAGAACACAAGCGCATGAACGTTCAGGCCATCGTCACGGAGCGCGCCCTCCGCGAGATCTATGCCCTTCCCTTCCAGCTTACCGTGCGAGACGCCAAGCCCGGCGCCTTCATGACGGCCTACAACGGCGTCAACGGAGTCTCGTGCAGTGAGAACCCCAAGCTGCTCAACGACCTCCTCCGAAAGGAATGGGGCTGGGAGGGTCTTGTCATGAGCGATTGGTGGGGAACTTATAGCGCCTCTGATGCCGCCAAAGCTGGTCTGGACCTTGAGATGCCTGGCCCTACTCGCTGGCGAGGTGATGTCCTCAACTTTGCCGCTGCCACTGAGAAGGTCTGGGGACATGTCATTGACGAGCGTGCCCGACAAGTGCTCAAGTTTGTTAAGAAGTGCGCCGCCTCTGGTATCCCTGAGAATGGACCAGAGAAGACGCTTAACACCCCCGAGACAGCGGCTCTTCTGCGCAAGATCGGAAACGAGAGCATCGTCCTTCTCAAGAACGAGAAGAATGTTCTTCCCCTCgcaaaggacaagaagacaCTCGTCATTGGCCCCAACGCCAAGGTCGCAACGTACCATGGTGGTGGCTCTGCCTCGCTCGCTGCCTACTACGCCGTCGCCCCTTACGATGGCATCACTGAGAAGCTCGGCAGCGCTCCAGCCTACACCGTCGGCGCATACACTCACAAGCTGTTGCCCCTTCTTGGAGACCAGACCAAGGGTCCCGATGGCAAGTCTGGCATGAGCTGGAAGGTGTTCAACCAGCCTCCCAGCGTGCCTGCTCGTGAGCCTGTCCAAGAACTCTGGCTGACCAAGACGGAGATGCACCTCGTCGACTTTTACAgcgacaaggtcgaggatCTTTGGTacgccgacctcgagggcACGCtccaggttgaggaggacgCAACCTATGAGTTTGGCCTCATCGTATCCGGAACCGCAAAGCTCTATGTCAACGGCGACCTTGTCGTCGACAACGCTACCAAGCAGTACCCCGGCGAAGCGTTCTTCGGTACCGCTACCCGCGAGGAGCTCGGCCGCATGGACCTTaagaagggcgagaagtATCAAGTCAAGGTCGAGTTCGCCTCGGCGCCTAGCTTTACCCTCAAGTTCGACAACCCCGTTGCTGGTCACGGTTCCCTGCGCGTGGGTGCCTGCAAAGTAATTGACGCccagaaggagattgagcaCTCCGTTGCTCTCGCCAAGGAGCACGATCAGGTCATCATCTGCGGTGGTCTGAACGCGGACTGGGAGACTGAGGGCTCGGACCGCGCGAGCATGAAGCTCCCTGGCGTTCTGGACGAGCTCATTACCGCCGTCTCAGCTGCGAATCCCAACACCGCTGTTGTCATGCAGACGGGAACCCCTGAGGAGATGCCctggcttgatgatgttCCTGCTGTGATCCAGGCCTGGTACGGCGGTAACGAGACGGGTAACTCGATTGCTGATATCCTCTTTGGAGACGCCAACCCCTCTGGCAAGCTGTCCCTCAGCTTCCCCAAGCGTCTGACCGATGTCCCAGCCTTCCTCAACTTCCGCACCGAGGCAGGCCGGACGCTCTACGGCGAGGACATCTACCTGGGATACCGATACTACGAGTTTGCCGACCGCGAGGTCAACTTCCCCTTCGGCCACGGTCTCTCCTACACAACCTTTGCCTTCTCAGACCTCGCCGTCTCTTCCTCCGAGGGCAAGCTCACCGCAAACTTCAAGGTCCGCAACACAGGCTCCATCCGCGGCGCCGAAGTCGCGCAGCTGTACGTGAAGCCGCTGCAGGCGGCCAAGGTGAACCGAcccgtcaaggagctcaagggcttcgccaaggttgagcttgacgCGGGCGCTGAGCAGGCGGTGACCATCTCTGAGCTTGAGAAGTACGCGGCCGCTtactttgacgaggagaggGACCAGTGGTGcgtcgaggctggcgagTACGAGGTTATCATCAGTGACAGCAGCGTCGTTGGTGACAAGGCGCTCAAGGGGACATTCAAGGTTGACGAGACCTACTGGTGGTCTGGCATATGA
- a CDS encoding PseudoU-synth-2 domain-containing protein: MRAAALRLSPLSSTLRRSRHLSRDSSLARRGTRPIAMVSSSPKPSSPLDELDVAAVVQGFDAQGEQGLNQSLRPTPAPNHPDSEKSQSQSQTTTNGTTNGTTNGSAQNTRRPKQKKPQKVPPTVSDPDLPLITPVGDPWPRPYHFEGDGLRRVAPYHFTYNTHCKERWRNRPLLDIYEAEFRDRPLQYYYDSMVRGTIYVNSRRVGPDYVLRNGDLISHTLHRHEPPVTEDPVQVIHEDEDMIVINKPAGVPVHPAGRYNFNSVIEIMKSERGQGFLPYLCNRLDRLTSGIMFIAKNPPAAEALGIKIKQRTVRKEYIARVMGKFPDGEVVCDQPILQISPKLGLNRVRANGKTARTVFKRLAYYPPPGGEETEGDERPKTPEEELDEKYHPWINKRGYSIVRCLPVTGRTHQLRVHLQYLGHPIQNDPIYANRRVWGFDLGQNDADGTLNTDEDVVSRLSRMGKDEVADAVAYYDAMVDKYEQRRAEKMTGELCDVCQTPLYSDPGSHELSLWLHSLRYEDAGGSWSYVSPLPRWALPPEGMSGPTTVGGMEELVEAVKDENPEIS; the protein is encoded by the coding sequence ATGAGGGCTGCTGCTCTCCGTCTCAGCCCGTTGTCCTCCACTCTACGCAGATCAAGGCATCTTTCCAGAGACTCGTCTCTTGCTCGACGCGGCACGCGCCCCATCGCAATGGTCTCGTCTTCCCCCAAGCCCTCGTCGCCCTTGGACGAGCTGGATGTCGCAGCCGTCGTGCAGGGTTTTGATGCCCAGGGCGAGCAGGGTCTGAACCAGAGTCTCAGACCAACCCCGGCTCCGAACCACCCAGACTCCGAAaagtcccagtcccagtcccagacAACCACCAACGGAACCACCAACGGAACCACCAACGGCAGCGCTCAGAACACCAGACGGCCCAAGCAAAAGAAGCCGCAGAAGGTCCCGCCTACCGTCTCAGACCCCGACCTGCCCCTCATCACTCCCGTCGGAGACCCGTGGCCCCGACCATACCATTTCGAAGGTGATGGTCTGCGCCGCGTTGCCCCATACCACTTCACCTACAACACCCATTGTAAGGAGCGATGGCGTAACCGGcccctcctcgacatctACGAAGCCGAGTTCCGGGACCGACCCCTCCAGTACTACTACGATTCCATGGTTCGCGGCACCATCTATGTCAACAGTCGCCGTGTTGGTCCTGACTATGTTCTCCGCAACGGAGATCTCATCTCTCATACACTCCACCGTCATGAGCCACCCGTTACGGAGGATCCAGTCCAGGTTATccatgaggatgaggacatGATTGTCATCAACAAGCCGGCCGGTGTGCCTGTTCACCCAGCTGGCCGTTACAACTTCAACTCAGTCATTGAGATTATGAAGTCTGAACGCGGGCAGGGGTTTCTGCCCTATCTCTGCAACCGCCTGGACCGCCTCACAAGTGGCATCATGTTTATCGCAAAGAATCCTCCCGCCGCTGAGGCGCTcggcatcaagatcaagcagcGAACAGTGAGAAAGGAGTACATTGCACGTGTTATGGGCAAGTTTCCAGACGGCGAGGTTGTCTGTGACCAGCCCATTCTGCAGATCTCACCAAAGTTGGGTCTTAACCGGGTTCGCGCAAATGGAAAGACTGCCCGAACAGTGTTTAAACGCCTAGCCTATTATCCCCCTCCAGGCGGAGAGGAGACAGAAGGAGATGAGCGACCCAAGACACCAGAAGAGGAACTGGACGAGAAGTATCACCCTTGGATCAACAAGAGGGGTTATTCTATCGTCCGATGTCTCCCAGTTACGGGTCGGACGCACCAGCTTCGCGTACACCTTCAATACTTGGGACACCCTATCCAGAACGATCCCATCTACGCCAATAGGCGAGTCTGGGGCTTCGATCTAGGGCAGAACGACGCGGATGGAACACTCAACACTGACGAAGACGTCGTGAGTCGCTTGTCTCGTATGGGCAAGGACGAGGTTGCAGATGCAGTAGCCTACTACGATGCCATGGTGGACAAGTATGAGCAGCGGCGGGCTGAGAAGATGACGGGCGAGCTCTGCGACGTATGCCAAACGCCTCTGTACTCAGACCCTGGCAGCCACGAATTGTCGTTGTGGCTCCACAGTCTTCGATATGAAGATGCGGGCGGAAGCTGGTCGTATGTCAGCCCGCTGCCTCGGTGGGCGCTCCCACCAGAGGGCATGAGTGGGCCAACGACAGTTGGCGGGAtggaggagctggtggaGGCGGTAAAGGACGAGAATCCCGAGATATCATGA
- a CDS encoding 4HBT domain-containing protein, whose amino-acid sequence MAPTAASPAQLKARRREDYRFMLEYRTRWNDNDMYDHMNNSVYNFLFDSVLNAYLIEHCKLHPPTAKEFGLCVHTHTDYFASIAYPAVAELTLRVNKLGRSSVTYEMALFEKGVDEVKAVGEFVQVYVDRESGRPLKAGMADTLRRELEKLLVVDEEANVAKSKL is encoded by the exons ATGGCTCCAACAGCAGCATCGCCGGCGCAGCTCAAGGCCCGCAGGAGAGAGGACTACCGCTTCATGCTCGAGTATCGTACGCGATG GAACGACAATGATATGTATGACCACATGAACAATTCCGTCTACAACTTTTT GTTTGACTCGGTTCTCAACGCCTATCTCATCGAGCACTGCAAGCTTCATCCCCCAACGGCAAAGGAGTTTGGCCTGTGCGTGCACACCCACACGGACTACTTCGCATCCATCGCGTACCCTGCCGTTGCGGAGCTGACGCTGCGCGTTAACAAGCTCGGGCGGTCGAGCGTCACGTACGAGATGGCCCTCTTTGAGAAGGGcgtcgacgaggtcaaggcggTCGGAGAGTTTGTGCAGGTCTATGTCGATCGTGAGTCGGGCAGGCCGCTCAAGGCGGGCATGGCAGACACGCTGCGGCGGGAGCTAGAGAAGCTGCTGGTTGTGGATGAGGAAGCTAATGTGGCCAAGTCGAAGCTATGA